The following coding sequences are from one Seonamhaeicola sp. ML3 window:
- a CDS encoding alpha/beta hydrolase, with the protein MQKFIIKLVGSYLNVLSYVSADYAANKALHLFSKPRKGRLNELQKTFLESAYQESMAFEGLNIATYHWKGNRATILLVHGWESNSARWKNKIKRFIDQDFNVIALDAPAHGASGGKLFNALLFSEFINVVTKKHKPEVIIGHSVGGMASIFFQQKYQLESVKKMILLGTPSEFEGILKNYIKLLGYNKKVEKSLDKIILKKFGAKPGDFSTSKYSKEIETKGLIIHDFKDTIIPYSDAKLIHKNLKNSKLITTKGLGHSLNHTSVTENILDFLKD; encoded by the coding sequence ATGCAAAAATTCATTATTAAACTTGTAGGTTCTTATCTTAATGTATTAAGCTATGTTTCTGCCGATTATGCGGCGAATAAAGCGCTGCATTTATTCTCCAAACCAAGAAAAGGACGATTAAATGAGCTGCAAAAAACGTTTTTAGAATCGGCTTATCAAGAAAGCATGGCATTCGAAGGCCTTAACATTGCAACTTATCACTGGAAAGGCAACAGAGCGACCATTCTTTTGGTTCATGGTTGGGAAAGCAACTCTGCCCGGTGGAAAAATAAAATTAAACGTTTTATCGATCAAGATTTCAATGTTATTGCTTTGGATGCTCCAGCACATGGTGCTTCTGGAGGAAAACTATTTAATGCGCTTTTATTTTCTGAATTCATAAATGTAGTAACGAAAAAACATAAGCCTGAAGTGATTATTGGCCATTCGGTTGGTGGTATGGCTTCCATATTCTTTCAGCAGAAATATCAGTTAGAATCTGTAAAAAAGATGATTTTACTGGGAACACCTTCAGAGTTTGAAGGTATTCTAAAAAACTACATAAAACTTCTGGGATATAACAAAAAGGTAGAAAAAAGTCTGGACAAAATAATCCTTAAAAAGTTTGGTGCTAAACCTGGAGATTTTTCAACCTCTAAATATTCTAAAGAAATTGAAACAAAAGGCCTTATTATTCATGATTTCAAGGATACCATCATCCCCTACTCTGACGCTAAACTTATTCATAAGAATTTAAAAAACAGCAAACTTATTACAACCAAAGGCCTTGGTCATTCGTTAAATCACACTTCTGTAACCGAGAACATTTTAGATTTTTTAAAAGATTAG
- a CDS encoding cupin domain-containing protein, whose protein sequence is MKKYSIQDNPFIVPTTDGKSIKEHFGLATDGNSKISIAHMKAPSGWSEPFQTPEFDEFTFVIKGKKQFIIEGEIVVLETGQSIKIERNTRVQYSNPFPEPCEYIAICTPAFSMDLVNREAE, encoded by the coding sequence ATGAAAAAGTACTCCATCCAAGACAATCCTTTTATTGTACCTACTACTGATGGCAAATCCATCAAGGAGCATTTTGGCTTAGCCACAGATGGAAATTCTAAAATTAGCATTGCCCACATGAAAGCGCCTTCAGGTTGGAGCGAACCTTTTCAAACCCCAGAGTTCGATGAGTTTACTTTTGTCATTAAGGGTAAAAAACAATTTATTATTGAAGGTGAAATCGTGGTTCTTGAAACTGGTCAGTCTATAAAAATAGAAAGAAACACAAGGGTTCAATACTCTAATCCGTTTCCAGAACCTTGTGAGTACATCGCCATTTGTACACCTGCATTTTCTATGGATTTGGTGAATCGAGAAGCTGAATGA
- the ffh gene encoding signal recognition particle protein — MFNNLSDKLDKALHVLKGHGSITEVNVAETLKEVRRALLDADVNFKIAKDFTNRVKEKALGQDVLTTLQPGQLMVKIVKDELTELMGGDAAGVNLSGTPSIILMSGLQGSGKTTFSGKLANYLKNKKTKKPLLVACDVYRPAAIDQLHVVGDQIGVEVFSDRGNNDPVAISQAAIAHAKSNGHNVVIIDTAGRLAVDEAMMTEISNIHKAIEPQETLFVVDSMTGQDAVNTAKAFNDVLNFDGVILTKLDGDTRGGAAISIKSVVNKPIKFIGTGEKMEAIDVFHPSRMADRILGMGDVVSLVERAQEQFDEEEARKLQKKIAKNKFGFDDFLKQIQQIKKMGNMKDLIGMIPGAGKMMKDVDIDDDAFKSIEAIIHSMTPKERANPSIINASRKKRIGKGSGTSVQEVNQLLKQFNQMSKMMKMMQGGGGRKMMQMMQNMR, encoded by the coding sequence ATGTTTAATAATTTAAGTGATAAGTTAGATAAAGCATTACATGTTTTAAAGGGACACGGTAGTATTACCGAGGTAAATGTAGCTGAAACTCTAAAAGAAGTTAGAAGAGCCTTACTTGATGCTGATGTTAACTTTAAAATAGCTAAGGATTTTACCAATAGAGTTAAGGAAAAAGCGCTTGGGCAAGATGTATTAACGACATTGCAACCCGGGCAATTAATGGTTAAGATTGTTAAGGACGAATTAACCGAACTAATGGGAGGAGATGCTGCCGGTGTTAATCTTTCGGGAACTCCAAGTATTATTTTAATGTCTGGTCTACAAGGTTCTGGTAAAACAACTTTTTCGGGTAAACTTGCTAACTATCTTAAAAATAAAAAAACTAAAAAACCTTTATTGGTTGCTTGTGATGTATATCGCCCTGCAGCTATTGATCAATTGCATGTAGTTGGAGACCAAATTGGTGTAGAGGTTTTTAGTGATAGAGGCAATAATGATCCGGTTGCCATTTCTCAAGCGGCGATTGCACATGCGAAATCTAATGGTCACAACGTAGTGATTATTGATACCGCGGGACGTTTGGCGGTTGATGAAGCCATGATGACGGAGATATCGAATATCCATAAAGCCATCGAGCCACAAGAAACGTTGTTTGTTGTAGATTCTATGACAGGGCAGGATGCGGTTAATACTGCGAAAGCTTTTAATGATGTCTTGAATTTTGATGGTGTTATTCTTACCAAGCTGGATGGTGATACGCGTGGTGGTGCAGCTATTTCTATTAAATCTGTTGTAAACAAGCCAATTAAATTTATTGGTACCGGAGAAAAAATGGAAGCTATTGATGTGTTCCATCCGTCTCGTATGGCAGATCGTATCCTTGGAATGGGAGATGTCGTGTCACTTGTTGAAAGAGCTCAAGAACAATTTGATGAAGAAGAAGCCAGAAAACTTCAAAAGAAGATTGCTAAAAACAAATTTGGCTTTGATGATTTCTTAAAGCAGATTCAGCAGATTAAGAAAATGGGTAACATGAAAGACCTTATTGGTATGATACCCGGAGCTGGAAAAATGATGAAAGATGTTGATATCGACGACGATGCGTTTAAGAGCATTGAAGCGATTATACACTCTATGACGCCAAAGGAAAGAGCCAATCCATCTATCATAAATGCCAGTAGAAAAAAGCGAATAGGTAAGGGGTCGGGCACCTCGGTTCAAGAAGTTAATCAGTTATTGAAGCAATTCAACCAAATGAGCAAAATGATGAAGATGATGCAAGGTGGCGGCGGTAGAAAAATGATGCAAATGATGCAGAATATGCGTTAA
- a CDS encoding RNA polymerase sigma factor — protein sequence MSKQLHDNICAEHIFSAIFKKHAKDLHNFLYYKFGDLLNPKDKAQEAFVKLWENCAKVAPDKAKSFLFTTANNLMLNEAAHQKVVLKHQQIAKPKLSTNESPEFLMREKEYSVKLQNALANLTEPQRVAFMMNRVEGKRFKEIAELLGISTKAVEKRIYGALKKLREDIKEL from the coding sequence ATGAGTAAACAACTGCACGATAATATCTGCGCTGAGCATATTTTTTCTGCTATATTTAAAAAACACGCCAAAGACCTACACAATTTTCTTTATTACAAATTCGGCGATTTATTAAATCCAAAAGATAAAGCTCAAGAAGCTTTTGTTAAGCTTTGGGAAAACTGTGCAAAGGTTGCACCAGATAAAGCCAAAAGTTTTCTTTTTACTACTGCCAATAACCTTATGCTCAATGAGGCTGCACACCAAAAGGTTGTTTTAAAACACCAGCAAATAGCCAAACCTAAATTGAGCACCAATGAAAGTCCTGAGTTTTTAATGCGTGAAAAAGAATATAGCGTCAAATTACAAAATGCCTTGGCTAATTTAACAGAACCTCAACGTGTTGCTTTTATGATGAACCGTGTTGAAGGCAAACGCTTTAAAGAAATTGCGGAATTATTAGGCATCTCTACCAAAGCTGTTGAAAAACGCATATACGGCGCATTGAAAAAACTAAGGGAAGATATTAAGGAGTTGTAA
- a CDS encoding pseudouridine synthase, whose amino-acid sequence MDEPLKRINKYLSEVGYCSRREADKLIEAGRVTVNGNVPEKGTKLTPSDKVYVDGELIENTKKKFTYLAFNKPVGIVCTTDTRVEKDNIIDYIGYHKRIFPIGRLDKPSEGLILLTDDGDIVNKILRASNNHEKEYIVTVDKPISQTFIERMSQGIYLEELKQTTRPCKVKKLSSNTFKIILTQGLNRQIRRMCSHLNYDVQTLKRIRIMNIKLDLPVGEYRELNKEEYIELDKLISNSSKEFAPKTIKRRR is encoded by the coding sequence ATGGATGAACCCTTAAAAAGAATCAATAAATATTTAAGTGAAGTTGGCTATTGCTCCCGAAGAGAAGCAGATAAACTTATTGAGGCAGGACGTGTTACGGTTAATGGAAATGTACCTGAAAAAGGCACAAAACTAACACCTTCAGATAAAGTATATGTTGATGGCGAATTGATTGAAAACACCAAAAAGAAATTTACCTATCTCGCATTTAACAAGCCCGTTGGCATTGTATGCACTACAGATACCCGAGTAGAAAAAGATAATATAATTGACTACATAGGCTACCACAAACGCATATTCCCCATAGGGCGATTGGATAAACCTAGTGAGGGTTTAATTCTCCTGACTGACGATGGAGACATTGTCAATAAAATTCTTAGGGCCAGCAATAATCACGAAAAGGAATATATAGTTACAGTAGACAAACCTATCTCACAAACTTTTATTGAGCGTATGTCTCAAGGTATTTATTTAGAAGAGCTTAAGCAAACTACAAGACCTTGTAAGGTAAAAAAACTAAGTTCCAATACTTTTAAAATCATACTCACTCAAGGATTGAACAGGCAGATTCGTAGAATGTGTTCACATTTAAACTATGACGTTCAAACCTTAAAAAGGATAAGGATTATGAATATCAAATTAGACTTACCTGTTGGCGAATACAGAGAACTTAACAAGGAGGAATATATTGAACTGGATAAGTTAATTAGTAATTCTTCTAAAGAATTCGCACCAAAAACAATAAAAAGAAGACGTTAA
- the folD gene encoding bifunctional methylenetetrahydrofolate dehydrogenase/methenyltetrahydrofolate cyclohydrolase FolD produces the protein MTILDGKKVSNDIKEEIAEHVASMVSKGEKVPHLAAVLVGSDGASMTYVNAKVKACEKIGFESTLIELPEYTSEEELLEKIQELNTNENIDGFIVQLPLPEQIDEQKVLMAIDPDKDVDGFHPTNVGRMALDLPTFLPATPYGIMELLERYQVETSGKNVVVMGRSHIVGRPMSILMSQKRKAGDATVTVVHSRSKNLTEITREADIIVAAIGISEFLTGDMVKEDVVVIDVGITRVPDQTKKNGYRLAGDVHFESVSKKASYITPVPGGVGPMTIAMLLKNTLLARERRD, from the coding sequence ATGACAATTTTAGACGGTAAAAAAGTAAGTAACGATATTAAAGAGGAAATCGCAGAACACGTTGCTTCAATGGTTTCCAAAGGTGAAAAAGTACCTCATTTAGCTGCTGTTTTAGTGGGGAGTGATGGTGCTAGTATGACCTATGTTAACGCCAAAGTTAAGGCTTGTGAGAAAATAGGGTTCGAATCTACTTTAATTGAATTGCCGGAATATACTTCTGAAGAAGAATTGTTAGAGAAAATCCAAGAACTGAATACCAATGAGAATATCGATGGTTTCATAGTTCAGCTACCTCTACCAGAGCAAATAGATGAACAAAAGGTTTTAATGGCCATTGACCCGGATAAGGATGTGGACGGTTTTCATCCAACCAATGTGGGTAGAATGGCTCTAGATTTACCAACCTTTTTACCAGCAACACCATATGGTATTATGGAGTTGTTAGAGCGCTATCAAGTTGAGACTTCTGGTAAGAATGTTGTTGTAATGGGTAGGAGTCATATTGTTGGTAGGCCTATGAGTATTTTAATGAGCCAGAAGCGCAAAGCTGGTGACGCCACAGTTACAGTCGTTCACAGTCGTTCTAAAAACTTAACAGAGATTACTAGGGAAGCCGATATTATAGTTGCTGCAATTGGTATCTCTGAGTTCTTAACTGGAGACATGGTTAAAGAAGATGTCGTTGTTATTGATGTTGGAATTACTCGTGTGCCGGACCAGACAAAGAAAAACGGTTATAGACTAGCTGGTGATGTGCATTTTGAAAGCGTTAGCAAAAAGGCCAGTTATATCACCCCTGTGCCCGGTGGTGTAGGGCCTATGACAATCGCCATGTTGCTAAAAAACACCTTATTGGCAAGGGAAAGACGCGACTAA